A region from the Aricia agestis chromosome 12, ilAriAges1.1, whole genome shotgun sequence genome encodes:
- the LOC121732814 gene encoding growth factor receptor-bound protein 2 — MEAVAKHDFNATADDELSFKKNQVLKILNMEDDMNWYRAELDGKEGLIPSNYIQMKSHSWYYGRITRADAEKLLANKPEGGFLIRISESSPGDFSLSVKCPDGVQHFKVLRDASSKFFLWVVKFNSLNELVDYHRTASVSRLQDVKLRDVVPEEMLVQALYDFTPQEAGELEFRRGDVITVTDRSDQHWWQGEIAHRRGLFPASYVTAYHSYS; from the exons ATGGAGGCTGTAGCAAAACACGATTTTAATGCGACCGCTGATGATGAACTCAGTTTTAAGAAGAACCAAGTTCTTAAA ATACTTAATATGGAGGACGATATGAACTGGTACAGGGCTGAACTAGACGGCAAAGAAGGACTTATCCCTAGTAATTATATTCAGATGAAAAGTCACAG ctgGTACTACGGTAGGATTACAAGAGCAGACGCCGAAAAGTTGTTAGCAAATAAACCAGAAGGTGGATTTCTTATAAGGATCAGTGAATCAAGCCCGGGAGACTTCTCGTTATCAGTCAA ATGTCCTGACGGTGTGCAACACTTCAAGGTGCTCCGCGACGCCTCAAGCAAGTTCTTCCTGTGGGTGGTGAAGTTCAACTCGCTGAACGAGCTGGTGGACTACCACCGCACCGCCTCCGTCAGCCGCCTGCAGGATGTCAAGCTGAGGGACGTGGTGCCTGAGGAG ATGCTGGTGCAGGCGCTGTACGACTTCACGCCGCAGGAGGCGGGCGAGCTGGAGTTCCGCCGCGGCGACGTCATCACCGTCACCGACCGCTCCGACCAGCACTGGTGGCAG GGCGAGATCGCTCACCGGCGCGGCTTGTTCCCGGCTTCGTACGTGACGGCCTACCACTCGTATTCATAG